The following are encoded in a window of Salvelinus sp. IW2-2015 unplaced genomic scaffold, ASM291031v2 Un_scaffold4859, whole genome shotgun sequence genomic DNA:
- the LOC112077719 gene encoding fructose-1,6-bisphosphatase 1 — MSDRGSFDTNVVTLTRFVLEEGRKAKGTGELTTLLNSMCTAVKAISTAVRKAGIANLYGIAGSTNVTGDQVKKLDILSNNLVINMIKSSFTSCVLVSEEDDTAIIVEPDRQGKYIVCFDPLDGSSNIDCLASIGTIFAVFRKTTEDDPCENDALQPGRNIVAAGYALYGSATMMVLSTGQGVNCFMLDPAIGEFILVDRDLKIKPKGNIYSLNEGYAKYFDPAVTEYLQKKKFPEDGSAPYGARYVGSMVADVHRTLVYGGIFLYPANVKSPKGKLRLLYECNPMAFIIEQAGGMATTGSQNVLDIQPINIHQRVPVVLGSPSDVQEYLDIYQKHHANNGN, encoded by the exons ATGTCTGACCGAGGCTCTTTTGATACCAAYGTGGTGACTTTAACCCGGTTTGTGctggaggaagggaggaaagcGAAGGGGACAGGGGAGCTCACTACCCTGCTCAACTCGATGTGCACGGCCGTCAAAGCCATCTCCACAGCGGTGAGGAAAGCTGGCATCGCCAACTT GTATGGCATAGCGGGCAGCACCAATGTGACGGGGGaccaggtgaagaagctggacaTCCTGTCTAACAACCTGGTTATCAACATGATCAAATCCTCCTTCACATCCTGTGTCCTGGTGTCAGAGGAGGATGACACAGCCATCATAGtagaaccagacagacag GGTAAATACATTGTGTGTTTTGACCCTCTGGATGGTTCCTCCAACATCGACTGCTTGGCTTCCATCGGCACCATCTTCGCCGTCTTTAGAAAG ACGACAGAGGATGACCCGTGTGAGAACGACGCGCTGCAGCCCGGTAGGAACATCGTTGCCGCCGGATACGCCCTCTATGGCAGTGCCACCATGATGGTACTGTCCACTGGGCAGGGGGTCAACTGCTTCATGTTGGACCCG gCCATAGGTGAGTTCATTCTGGTGGACAGAGATCTAAAGATCAAACCGAAAGGGAATATCTACAGTCTGAATGAAGGATACGCCAAATACTTTGACCCCGCTGTCACGGAGTACCTGCAAAAGAAGAAGTTCCCCGAG GATGGCAGTGCCCCGTACGGTGCCCGCTATGTGGGTTCTATGGTAGCAGACGTCCACAGGACCCTGGTCTACGGAGGAATCTTCCTCTACCCTGCTAACGTCAAGAGCCCCAAGGGAAAG CTGCGTCTGCTGTACGAGTGCAACCCCATGGCGTTCATCATCGAGCAGGCGGGCGGTATGGCAACCACAGGAAGTCAGAACGTCCTGGACATCCAGCCAATCAACATCCACCAGAGAGTTCCCGTGGTGCTGGGGTCACCTAGCGACGTCCAGGAGTACCTGGATATATACCAAAAACACCATGCCAACAATGGCAACTAG